The nucleotide window CACCGGCAGCTGACGACCGTCGGAGATCACCGGAGGGGCCACCGCTGGTGGCCCCTCCCGTCTCCCCATCGAGGGTTCCGTGATCACCGCTCCCGAACCGACCCGGCTCGGTGACATCACCCGCTTCGGCAGCGTCGACCGCGCCGACGACCCCGCCTTCTTCGTCGAGCTGGTCGACGGCCTCAACCGCCTCGACAGCGTCGTGGACTGCAAGCGGCGGATGCTCGACTGCCTCGACCTCGGCCCCGGCGAGCACGCCCTCGACGTCGGCTGCGGCACCGGCCCCGACGTCCGCGCCATGGCCGCGCGGGTCGCCCCCGGCGGCACCGCACTCGGCATCGACGTGAGCGAGGTCATGCTCGCCGAGGCGCGGCGCCGGTCGGAGGGCTGCGGGCTGCCGGTCGAGTTCCGGCGCGGCGACGTGCACCGGCTCGACCTCCCCGACGCGAGCGTCGACGCCTGCCGCGCCGAGCGGGTGCTGCTCCACGTCGAGGACCACGCCCGCGCCGTCTCCGAGATGGCCAGGGTGCTCCGCCCCGGCGGCCGCCTCGCCGTCTACGACTTCGACCTCGACGCCTGGATCCTCGCCGGCGCCGACCCCGCCGTCTCCCGCCGGGTGCTCGAGCTCTACCTCGAGACCATCCGCCACCCGCATGTCGCCCGGGAGCTGCCCTGGCTCTTCCGCCAGGCCGGGCTCGTCGACGTGCGCGTGATCGCCCAGGCGCTGGTCGCCGGATGTGACTTCGTCGCCACCGCGCTGATGGGCACGGTCACCGCCGGGGTCGGCGCGGGCCGGCTGGCGGCGGACGAGGTCGAACGCTGGCTGGGCGACCTCCGCACCGCCGAGGCCGACGGCCATTTCGTCTGCGCCATCAACGGCCTCATCGTCACCGCCCGCAAGCCCTGACCGCCCGGCCGCCGGCCCGGCTCAGTGGGAGACGGCGGCGGCTCCGATCTCCGAGACCAGCCGCATCTCGTCGAACCGCGAGAGCGCGAAGGGCTCGATCAGCGACGGGGTGCGCCCGGTGGCGACCAGCTCCGCCATGCAGACCGCGGAGATCGGCGCCGCCTTGAAGCCGTAGGTGCCCCACCCGCAGTCGACGAGGAAGCCCTCGACCGGGGTGCGCCCCATGATCGGGCTGTAGTCGGGGGTGATGTCGCAGAGCCCGGACCAGGACCTCATCACCGCCGCGTGCGAGAGCGACGGCAGCAGCTCCAGGGTGTGCTGCGCGGTCACCTCGAGGAAGTCGAGGGTCGAGGCCTGGCTCACGGTGGTGTAGGGCTCGATCTCCGACCCGATCAGCACCTCGCCGCGATCGGTCTGGCTGATGTACACGTGCAGCCCCGACGAGACGATGATCACGTGGAGCAGCGGCTTGAGCGGCTCGGTCACGAAGGCCTGCAGGGGATGGGTGACGATGGGGAGCTCGACCCCCGCCATCGCCGCCACCTCGCTCGACCAACCGCTGGCGCAGGCGAGCACCACCGGCGCCGAGATGTCCCCGGCGGTGGTGCGCACCCCGCTGACCCGGTCGCCGTCGCGGAGGATGCCGGTCACCTCGGTGCGGGGATGGATCTCCACCCCGAGGCGGTCGGCGGCGCGCGCATAGCCCCAGACCACCGCGTCGTGGCGCACCACGGCGCCGGGCGGATGGTAGAGCGCCGCCATGATCGGGAACGTGGGGCGGTCGGAGAGGTCGAGCTCGGGGCACAGCTCGGCGATGTCGTCGGGGCCGATCACCCGGCTGTCGACGCCGAGCAGCCGGTTCACCTCGGCGCGCTCGGTCATGGTGAGCATGGCACGCTCGCTGTGCGCCAGGGTCATGTGCCCCTGCTGCGAGTAGAGCAGGTTGTAGTCGAGCTCCTGGGCGAGCCGCTGGTAGAGGCGGACGCTCTCGCGGTAGAACTCGACCCCCGCGGTGGTGCGGTAGTTGGCGCGGATGATGGTGGTGTTGCGCCCGCTCGCCCCGCTGCCGATGTAGCTGCGCTCGAGCACGGCGATGTTGCGCACCCCGCGCCTGGCCATCTCGTAGGCGGCGCCGAGCCCGTGGACGCCGCCGCCGATGACGACCACGTCGTAGCTGGAGCGCAGGCTCGGCGTGCGCCACATCCGCCAGGGACGGAAATACCGGCCCAGCATCACCACCACCCCAGCGCGCGCAGCGCCGGCCAGCCCACCGGCCGCCCGCCCTCGGCGCGGACCGAGTCGAGCAGGGTCTCCCAGGCGTAGCGGCCGTACTCCGAGCCCACGTACACCTCGAGCACCCTGCCGGGCAGCTCGCGGCGGACCACGATGGCGTGGATCTCGGCGACGCGAGTGGCGACACAGGTCGCGGGCCCGAGCCGGGCGAGGTCGAGGGCACAGATCCGCGAGAGCGCCGCCAGCGTACGCGGCCCGGCGACCGCGAGCCCGGCGTGCAGGCTGGTGGCGTCGGTGACCATCGCCGAGGTGCCGGCGGCGGCCTCCCCCAGCTGCGCCAGCCGGGGCCGGAGATCGGTGTGCGGGCAGAGTGCCAGCGCCCACCGGCTGCTGATCCGCGCCAGCTGCGCCGCCCCGTCGCCGGCACCGGGCGCGAGCGCCACCACCTCGCCGTGCCGGGCCGCCGGCCCGCCGAGCCCGAGCCGCTCGAGCACCGGCTCGAGGGTGCCGCGGAGGTCGACCTTGCCGCGGGCGGTGATGTCGGCGAGCCCCACCGCCTCGTCGAGGGCACGGCGCTCGTCGGCGTCCGAGGCGTAGCCGGCGGGCACCTCCCAGCCGCCCTCGACCGCGAGCCGCGCCTCCAGCGCCTGGTGCATCCGGTGGATGGGGGAGCGCATCAGCGGCCCGTCGGACGGCAGCTCCTCGGCGACCGGGCGGGTCTCGGCGCGGCGCGGCGCGGTCACGAGCGCAACCTCGCACCCTCGGGGTCATAGAACGGTCGCAGCGCCACCCGCGCCCGGGCCCGGCGCCCGCCGAAGCCGAGCTCGAGGCCACGGCCCTCCTCGGCGGCGGCGGCCGGCACCCAGGCCATGCCGATCGCCGCCCCGGCGGCGGCGCTGTACCGGCTCGAGGTCACCCGGCCCACCGGCCGGTCACCCTCGACCACCGCGGCGCCCTCCGGGGGCACCACCCCGCCGGCCTCGACGACGAAGCCCACCAGCCGCTCACTCGGGCCCCGCTCCCTGAGGGCGAGGAGCATACGGCGGCCGAGGAAGTCGGGCTTGTCCAGCTTCACGATCCACGGCATCGCAGCGCCGTAGGGGTCGGAGAGCGCGTCGGTGTCCTGGCCGACGAGGATGTGCTGCTTCTCCAGGCGGAGGATGCGCTGGGCCTCGACGCCGAAGGGCACGACGCCGAGGTCGGCGCCCGCCTCCATCACCCGGTCCCAGAGGTGCTCCGCGTACGCGCTGGGCGCGTGGATCTCGTAGCCCAGCTCGCCGACGAAGCCGATGCGGAGGATCAGGCTCTCCACCCCCGCCACCGGTCCCCGCGCCGAGCGCAGGTAGGGCAGGCCGGTGGCGGAGACGTCGAGGTCGCAGATCCGCTCCATCAGGGTGCGCGACCGCGGCCCGGCCACGTTGATCGCCGCGAAGGCCGCGGAGGCGTTGAGGACCTGGACGTCGAAGTCCCAGTCGGCCAGCCACCACTGGATCCACTGCTGGATCGCCTCGGTGCCGCCGCTGGTGGTGGTGACGAAGAACTCGTCCTCGGCGAGCCGGCAGACGGTGCCGTCGTCGAGGATGACGCCGTCGTCCTTGAGCATCACCCCGTAGCGGATCTGGCCGAGCCTCATGTCGGCGAACCGGTTGGGATAGAGGCGCTCGAGCAGCTCGGCCGCCTGGGGGCCGCGCACCCGGAGCTTGCCCAGGGTGCTGACGTCGATCACCGCGACGCCGCCGTGCACCGCGGCGCACTCGTCCCGGGGGGCGGCGTAGTGGTGGGGGCGGCGCCATTCACCGGCCCACATGAACTCGGCGCCGGCGTCGGCATGGCGGTCGTGCAGCGCGGTCTCCCTGCGTGGGTGGGGGCGCCCCGCGGCGAGGACGGCGAGCGGTACCGGCGACCACGGCGGCCGTGCCGTCGGCGTGCCCGTCCGGGCCTCGCTGCGGCCGGTCATCAGCGCGCAGAGGCGGATCGAGCTCCACATGCAGGCCTTGCTCTGGCAGGGGCCCATCGAGAGCGTGGTGTAGCGCTTCAGCAGCTCGATCGAGTCGAAGCCCTCGGCGATCGCCTGGCGCATCTCCTTGTCGGTGACATCCATGCAGAGGCAGGCGAACTGCTTGCCCGCGCCCTCGCCGAGCGGGGGCGGCGGCGGTGCGCAGCCCGGCGTCCCGGCGGCGGCCGCCTCCAGCGCGTCGCGGCGGCCACCCCCGGCGGCGCCGTGGCCGGCGGCGGCGAGCCCGGCGAGCCGGCCCTGCGCCACCGCCGCCTCGAGGGTGCGGAGCCCGGTGATGTCGCCGGCCTGGTGCATCCCCACGGGCAGCTCGGCGGCGAGGAACCAGCCGGCGGCCGCGTCGTGGCGCAGCCGCGCGCCGGCCTGGGCGAGCAGGCTGGTGGAGGGCATCCGGAAC belongs to Candidatus Dormiibacterota bacterium and includes:
- a CDS encoding methyltransferase domain-containing protein encodes the protein MITAPEPTRLGDITRFGSVDRADDPAFFVELVDGLNRLDSVVDCKRRMLDCLDLGPGEHALDVGCGTGPDVRAMAARVAPGGTALGIDVSEVMLAEARRRSEGCGLPVEFRRGDVHRLDLPDASVDACRAERVLLHVEDHARAVSEMARVLRPGGRLAVYDFDLDAWILAGADPAVSRRVLELYLETIRHPHVARELPWLFRQAGLVDVRVIAQALVAGCDFVATALMGTVTAGVGAGRLAADEVERWLGDLRTAEADGHFVCAINGLIVTARKP
- a CDS encoding FAD-dependent oxidoreductase, encoding MLGRYFRPWRMWRTPSLRSSYDVVVIGGGVHGLGAAYEMARRGVRNIAVLERSYIGSGASGRNTTIIRANYRTTAGVEFYRESVRLYQRLAQELDYNLLYSQQGHMTLAHSERAMLTMTERAEVNRLLGVDSRVIGPDDIAELCPELDLSDRPTFPIMAALYHPPGAVVRHDAVVWGYARAADRLGVEIHPRTEVTGILRDGDRVSGVRTTAGDISAPVVLACASGWSSEVAAMAGVELPIVTHPLQAFVTEPLKPLLHVIIVSSGLHVYISQTDRGEVLIGSEIEPYTTVSQASTLDFLEVTAQHTLELLPSLSHAAVMRSWSGLCDITPDYSPIMGRTPVEGFLVDCGWGTYGFKAAPISAVCMAELVATGRTPSLIEPFALSRFDEMRLVSEIGAAAVSH
- a CDS encoding 2Fe-2S iron-sulfur cluster-binding protein, with product MHRLPPAPGERIDRGRTLPFTLDGRQLEGLGGDTVGSAMAAAGVTVTGRSFKYHRPRGLMCAAGACANCLVTVDGVPNRRACTEPLRAGMRVRRQNAWPSVDRDLGAVFDRVSFAMPAGFYYKVGQRPRFLWPLVEPVVRRVAGLGQPPSAAPVRAEKVHLHPEVLVVGGGPAGLAAAAEAARAGARTLLLEQAHDLGDGLPGGRAELGDLAREAVAARAEILTSTAVFGVFDGPLVAAAGPGRLLSIRPAQTVFATGAIEQPAVFPENDLPGVILSGAVGRLLRHRVCPGRRAVVWTTDARGYAAAAALLETGAAVTVVDGRALVAGPEVDAVRAAGAGLVAGASILRAWGRGRVEGVEVGSGGGARTERLACDLLVVAGFRMPSTSLLAQAGARLRHDAAAGWFLAAELPVGMHQAGDITGLRTLEAAVAQGRLAGLAAAGHGAAGGGRRDALEAAAAGTPGCAPPPPPLGEGAGKQFACLCMDVTDKEMRQAIAEGFDSIELLKRYTTLSMGPCQSKACMWSSIRLCALMTGRSEARTGTPTARPPWSPVPLAVLAAGRPHPRRETALHDRHADAGAEFMWAGEWRRPHHYAAPRDECAAVHGGVAVIDVSTLGKLRVRGPQAAELLERLYPNRFADMRLGQIRYGVMLKDDGVILDDGTVCRLAEDEFFVTTTSGGTEAIQQWIQWWLADWDFDVQVLNASAAFAAINVAGPRSRTLMERICDLDVSATGLPYLRSARGPVAGVESLILRIGFVGELGYEIHAPSAYAEHLWDRVMEAGADLGVVPFGVEAQRILRLEKQHILVGQDTDALSDPYGAAMPWIVKLDKPDFLGRRMLLALRERGPSERLVGFVVEAGGVVPPEGAAVVEGDRPVGRVTSSRYSAAAGAAIGMAWVPAAAAEEGRGLELGFGGRRARARVALRPFYDPEGARLRS